The genomic interval ACGGCAAGGGAACGGGTAGCGGAACAGCTCGCCACGTTCCTCACCGCGGTCCACGAGACCCCGAAGTCGGTCGCCCGCGAGTGCGGCGTGTCCGAACAGGACCCGGAGAAGGACCACGAGGACCTCGCTCGTGACGTCGAAACGCTCGTGCTACCGCGCCTCGCATCGCACGAAGTCGAGATCATCCGTGCCTTCCTGACCGAGCTGGCCGCCGCAGTGAAACCGACCCGCCCGACGGCACTGGTCCACGGCGATCTGGCCGGCGAGCACATACTCTGGGACGCGGGCCAGCAACAGGTCAACATCATAGACTTCAGCGACCGCTCCATCGGAGACCCCGCCCTCGACTTCGCCGGACTGCTCGCCAACGGGCAGCAGTTCGCCCAACGCGTCGTGGACCAGTACCGCGGACCGAAGGATGAGGGGAGGCTGTGGCGGTCACAGTTGTACTTCCGCCGGATGGCATT from Acidobacteriota bacterium carries:
- a CDS encoding aminoglycoside phosphotransferase family protein codes for the protein MSVKPATRMEEALLLRRIREEFPNVTWTSHRYLTRGWDHAVLILDEALVFRAPKARASRDTLANEARLLRHLRPRVNVGIPDYVYESADGSFAGYRLLAGRELDVATFGRLSVTARERVAEQLATFLTAVHETPKSVARECGVSEQDPEKDHEDLARDVETLVLPRLASHEVEIIRAFLTELAAAVKPTRPTALVHGDLAGEHILWDAGQQQVNIIDFSDRSIGDPALDFAGLLANGQQFAQRVVDQYRGPKDEGRLWRSQLYFRRMALETMAYALQGYPCTFEEGYAEFRAQFRV